From a region of the Actinopolymorpha singaporensis genome:
- a CDS encoding carbohydrate ABC transporter permease, with amino-acid sequence MATDVAVRDRHDTGRAGRPAGSGRANPLAGWLFLSPSLLLFAVFILGPFMVGLGMSLFSYDLLTPPKFVGLDNFRRVVEDGLLLHSLRNTFVFAFASMVTHLAGGLLLAIAVNRGINKVLSYFVRTAVFFPFLISWAAVALLWKYVLDPTFGIFSYYLKELSIDPPGWFTDPAWALPSIIGIDFWHTIGYTFLIMLAGLQTVPSEMVEAARCDGANRFQTFFHITLPMMSPTMFFASVITFIGAFQIFDPIQIITRGGPNDSTISVVMYLYQTTFQAFQVGYGSTIALAVFVVIMGVTLLQFWGSRKWVHNA; translated from the coding sequence GTGGCAACCGACGTCGCGGTGCGCGATCGCCACGATACCGGGCGAGCAGGCCGCCCGGCCGGGAGCGGCCGGGCGAACCCATTGGCGGGCTGGCTCTTCCTGTCCCCGTCCCTGCTGCTGTTCGCCGTGTTCATCCTCGGCCCCTTCATGGTCGGGCTCGGCATGTCGCTGTTCTCCTACGACCTCCTGACCCCGCCGAAGTTCGTTGGCCTGGACAATTTCCGCCGGGTTGTAGAGGACGGCCTTCTGCTGCACTCGCTGCGCAACACCTTCGTCTTCGCGTTCGCCTCCATGGTCACCCACCTCGCCGGCGGTCTGCTCCTCGCGATCGCGGTCAACCGCGGCATCAACAAGGTGCTTTCCTACTTCGTCCGGACGGCGGTGTTCTTCCCCTTCCTGATTTCCTGGGCGGCAGTCGCGCTGCTGTGGAAGTACGTGCTCGACCCGACGTTCGGCATCTTCAGCTACTACCTCAAGGAGCTGAGTATCGATCCGCCGGGCTGGTTCACCGATCCGGCCTGGGCGCTGCCGTCGATCATCGGTATCGACTTCTGGCACACCATCGGCTACACGTTCCTGATCATGCTGGCCGGGCTGCAGACGGTGCCGTCGGAGATGGTCGAGGCGGCCCGCTGCGATGGGGCGAACCGATTCCAGACGTTCTTCCACATCACCTTGCCGATGATGTCGCCGACCATGTTCTTCGCCTCGGTGATCACCTTCATTGGCGCGTTCCAGATCTTCGACCCGATCCAGATCATCACCCGCGGCGGGCCCAATGATTCCACTATCTCCGTGGTCATGTACCTGTACCAGACGACCTTCCAGGCATTCCAGGTCGGCTATGGGTCGACCATCGCACTGGCCGTGTTCGTGGTGATCATGGGGGTCACGCTGCTCCAGTTCTGGGGCTCGCGGAAGTGGGTGCACAACGCATGA
- a CDS encoding GH116 family glycosyl-hydrolase, with translation MTAADWPVLRSYDAAHLDRIALPLGGIGTGTICLGGRGDLRDFELGNRPAKGFRPDVMFVAVRAATGNGHVETLVVEGPLPVEEYEGAFGSPAPNHGLPRFAECGFDTAYPFGQVRLRDKAFPLEVTVQGFNPLVFGDTAISSLPVAVLRYRLHNRGDEPVHTTIAMSMSNLVGANGTADETGHNQNTKRESGALHGITMTAQALPDDAEAAGELTMAMIAPSDANVSHRTRWADLSWGGSLLDFWDDLTDDGVLGERESQIERPVASLAAMLDVPGGGTADVTYLLTWNFPNRRAWSGSGTHLGEYGDTVIGNAYSVAHRDSWATAVLVAERLPELEGVTLDAIRAVVDTDAPVTLREAALFNLSTLRSPTVFQSAAGDYYGWEGVGDRAGSCHGTCTHVWGYEFATSLLFAPVARSFRTTQYARCTDESGLMSFRAGLPVEDSRVWRLAAADGQMACLVHLYLDWKLSGDRDLLRSLWPAARRSLEFCWIPGGWDADQDGVMEGVQHNTMDVEYYGPNPQMGSWYLAALRAAEEMAHAVGESDFAERCHALFENGSAWLDGNLFNGDFYRHEVRPVADADKIAEGLRHHSMGSANTVDPDLQLADGCLVDQLVGQYAATLTGLGALLDDEHVRSALLAVHKRNFRRGFAHHFNPMRSFVLADEAAVLMCTYDDDKRPVRPFPYFGEVMTGFEYTLASGLLQVGETDRAMEIIDAIRSRYDGRRRNPFDEAECGHHYARAMASWSAFTTWNAISYSGVNQVLTVGERRAYGPAFWSTGSAFGTWEPSTSDGPGRLRVTGGDLPLKALEVAGRTYQPPKAVLRAGEVWKVT, from the coding sequence ATGACTGCTGCTGACTGGCCGGTGCTCCGCTCCTACGACGCCGCTCACTTGGACCGCATCGCGCTGCCGCTCGGTGGCATCGGCACCGGCACGATCTGCCTTGGCGGCCGGGGCGACCTGCGCGACTTCGAACTCGGCAACCGTCCCGCCAAAGGGTTCCGACCCGACGTGATGTTCGTCGCTGTCCGGGCTGCCACCGGGAACGGCCACGTGGAGACGCTAGTGGTCGAGGGACCGCTGCCAGTCGAGGAGTACGAGGGCGCGTTCGGCTCGCCGGCACCCAACCACGGTCTGCCCCGCTTCGCCGAGTGCGGGTTCGATACGGCCTACCCGTTCGGCCAGGTCCGGTTGCGCGACAAAGCGTTCCCGCTCGAGGTCACAGTGCAGGGCTTCAACCCGCTGGTGTTCGGCGACACCGCGATCAGCAGCCTTCCCGTGGCAGTGTTGCGCTACCGGCTGCACAACCGAGGTGACGAACCGGTGCACACCACCATCGCCATGTCGATGAGCAACCTCGTGGGAGCTAACGGGACCGCGGACGAGACCGGCCACAACCAGAACACCAAGCGTGAATCCGGGGCACTACACGGCATCACAATGACGGCTCAAGCCCTGCCTGACGACGCAGAGGCCGCAGGCGAGCTGACGATGGCGATGATCGCGCCCTCCGACGCCAATGTCAGCCACCGCACACGGTGGGCAGACCTGAGCTGGGGCGGCTCGCTACTGGACTTCTGGGACGACCTGACCGACGACGGCGTGCTGGGGGAGCGGGAGTCGCAGATCGAGCGTCCGGTGGCGTCGTTGGCCGCGATGCTGGACGTGCCCGGCGGGGGGACGGCCGATGTCACGTACCTGCTCACCTGGAACTTCCCGAACCGCCGCGCCTGGAGCGGTTCCGGAACGCACCTGGGCGAGTACGGCGACACCGTGATCGGCAACGCCTACTCCGTCGCTCATCGGGATTCGTGGGCGACCGCCGTCTTGGTGGCCGAGCGGCTCCCCGAGCTCGAAGGCGTGACGCTTGACGCGATTCGCGCAGTGGTCGACACCGACGCGCCGGTGACATTGCGGGAGGCGGCTCTGTTCAATCTCAGCACGTTGCGCAGCCCGACGGTGTTCCAGTCCGCTGCCGGGGACTACTACGGCTGGGAGGGTGTCGGCGACCGGGCCGGCAGCTGCCACGGCACGTGCACTCACGTGTGGGGATATGAATTCGCGACGTCGCTGCTGTTCGCGCCCGTCGCGCGGTCGTTTCGGACCACACAGTACGCGCGTTGCACCGACGAGTCGGGCCTGATGAGCTTCCGCGCGGGCCTGCCGGTGGAGGACTCACGGGTTTGGCGACTGGCTGCAGCGGACGGCCAGATGGCGTGTCTGGTCCACCTCTACCTCGACTGGAAGCTGAGCGGAGACCGCGACCTGCTTCGTTCGTTGTGGCCGGCAGCACGCCGAAGCCTGGAGTTCTGCTGGATACCCGGCGGTTGGGACGCCGACCAAGACGGCGTCATGGAAGGCGTCCAGCACAACACCATGGACGTGGAGTACTACGGGCCGAATCCTCAAATGGGGTCGTGGTACCTTGCGGCGCTGCGAGCGGCGGAGGAGATGGCCCATGCCGTCGGGGAATCCGACTTCGCCGAGCGCTGCCACGCGTTGTTCGAGAACGGCTCGGCCTGGCTGGACGGGAACCTCTTCAACGGCGACTTCTACCGGCACGAGGTGCGCCCGGTCGCAGACGCCGACAAGATCGCCGAAGGCCTTCGGCACCACAGTATGGGGTCTGCCAACACCGTCGACCCGGACCTGCAGCTGGCTGACGGATGCCTGGTCGACCAGCTCGTGGGTCAGTACGCCGCGACGCTGACCGGCCTCGGAGCACTCCTGGACGACGAGCACGTTCGCTCGGCGCTGCTCGCCGTCCACAAGCGGAACTTCCGCCGCGGGTTCGCACACCACTTCAACCCCATGCGCAGCTTCGTCCTCGCAGACGAGGCGGCTGTGTTGATGTGCACCTACGACGACGACAAGCGTCCGGTGCGACCGTTCCCGTACTTCGGTGAGGTGATGACAGGATTCGAGTACACCTTGGCCAGCGGCCTCCTGCAGGTTGGCGAAACCGACCGGGCCATGGAGATCATCGACGCGATCCGGTCGCGGTACGACGGACGCAGGCGTAACCCGTTCGACGAGGCTGAATGCGGGCACCACTATGCGCGGGCCATGGCCAGTTGGTCAGCGTTCACGACCTGGAACGCCATCAGCTACTCCGGCGTCAACCAGGTCCTGACGGTGGGGGAGCGGCGCGCATACGGGCCGGCGTTCTGGTCGACAGGTTCGGCCTTCGGCACCTGGGAGCCGAGCACCAGCGACGGACCAGGCCGGCTGCGGGTGACAGGAGGCGACCTGCCCTTGAAGGCGCTGGAGGTCGCCGGCCGTACGTACCAACCGCCCAAGGCGGTGCTGCGCGCTGGGGAGGTTTGGAAGGTCACCTGA
- a CDS encoding carbohydrate ABC transporter permease, with product MSTTEPHLSRARYHRRRPVRAGRLLISVVLGVIGVLMVAPLVWMISTSLTEPAEAFQLPPRWLPVPFSLQSFTDMAGLMPIGRMALNSLIVAVISVAGSLLTASLAAYSFSRIEFRGRNQVFLLLLSALMVPGQLTIIPIFILMRRLELVDTLAALWLPALINVFAIFFLRQYFNTIPRELDEAARIDGAGHLRILFQIMIPLAGPALSALAILGFESSWNNYFGPLIFLSTPEKMTLPIGLVTLSAGQGGGPAGVVFAGITIVVVPTLIVFIAFQRAFIESVASVGIRG from the coding sequence ATGAGCACGACCGAACCGCACCTCTCACGGGCCCGCTACCACCGGCGGCGTCCGGTCCGGGCCGGCCGGCTGCTGATCAGTGTGGTCCTGGGGGTGATCGGTGTGCTGATGGTGGCGCCACTGGTCTGGATGATCTCCACGAGCCTGACCGAGCCGGCCGAGGCTTTCCAGCTGCCGCCGCGGTGGCTGCCGGTCCCGTTCAGCCTCCAGAGCTTCACAGACATGGCTGGCCTGATGCCGATCGGCCGAATGGCGCTGAACAGCCTGATCGTTGCCGTGATCAGCGTGGCCGGTTCGCTGCTCACCGCCTCGCTGGCCGCGTACTCGTTCTCCCGGATCGAGTTCCGCGGCCGCAACCAGGTGTTCCTGCTGTTGCTCAGCGCGCTGATGGTGCCGGGTCAGCTGACGATCATTCCGATCTTCATCCTGATGCGTCGGCTGGAGCTGGTCGACACCCTGGCGGCGCTGTGGCTGCCAGCGTTGATCAACGTGTTCGCGATCTTCTTCCTGCGCCAGTACTTCAACACGATCCCGCGAGAGCTGGACGAGGCCGCCCGGATCGACGGCGCCGGGCACCTGCGGATCCTGTTCCAGATCATGATTCCGCTGGCAGGCCCGGCGCTTTCGGCGCTGGCCATCCTGGGATTCGAGTCCTCCTGGAACAACTACTTCGGCCCGCTGATCTTCCTCTCCACACCGGAGAAGATGACGTTGCCCATCGGTCTGGTCACCCTCTCGGCTGGGCAGGGCGGCGGGCCGGCCGGCGTGGTCTTCGCCGGGATCACGATCGTCGTAGTGCCGACGCTGATTGTCTTCATCGCGTTCCAGCGCGCATTCATCGAAAGCGTCGCCTCGGTCGGGATCCGCGGATGA
- a CDS encoding ABC transporter substrate-binding protein, whose amino-acid sequence MNRLPPPPGRPSYSRRKFLGRVGGAALVPAFGSVLAGCGGEGDTGPGGATSGTVTFVYYGDAESQKAYDKLFTKFRAKYPDITLKAQGIAADSWAGFANTVATRLAGGQSLDVVQIATEGQRIFASKQLLEPLDPYINKDKAAVDAYYADTPPNLRKWLKEYASPDGKTYFMPGGYNTMAMYLNTELFGKAGLDIPQAWTWEEFRAAGKTIKEKTGAFLTVAGSGYFTDVMTWLTNNDTSTLSADWKTAQYDSPAAVEALTFARSLVVDGLAPKPGGNLEAPTLMAQGKLATFGGGRWPTNDLRRVKFVDKVRLVRWPKNAGVGSPVGWDAWPILKQSKNKDAAWTLIKYLISEQFGDAITIGGGGAVPARISDATGAEFLKDAPQNTELLVELLKDATPIPGPDRGAECQKVIEEAWLQGISGTKEPRAALTEANKKLQDLLK is encoded by the coding sequence ATGAATCGACTTCCTCCCCCTCCCGGCCGACCGAGCTATTCTCGGCGCAAATTCCTCGGCCGTGTTGGTGGTGCCGCCCTCGTGCCGGCGTTCGGTTCGGTCCTGGCCGGCTGCGGTGGGGAGGGCGATACCGGGCCGGGAGGTGCCACCTCCGGCACGGTTACCTTCGTCTATTACGGCGATGCGGAGTCGCAGAAGGCCTACGACAAGCTCTTCACAAAGTTCCGCGCGAAGTATCCGGACATCACCCTGAAGGCTCAGGGCATCGCCGCAGACTCGTGGGCCGGCTTCGCCAACACGGTGGCCACGCGGCTAGCCGGTGGCCAGTCGCTCGACGTGGTACAGATCGCGACCGAGGGTCAGCGGATCTTCGCCTCGAAACAGCTACTTGAGCCGCTGGATCCTTATATCAATAAGGACAAGGCGGCAGTAGACGCCTACTACGCCGACACGCCGCCCAACCTGCGGAAGTGGCTGAAGGAGTACGCCTCACCCGACGGCAAGACCTATTTCATGCCGGGCGGGTACAACACAATGGCGATGTATCTGAACACCGAACTCTTCGGCAAGGCCGGGCTGGACATCCCTCAGGCATGGACCTGGGAGGAGTTCCGGGCGGCCGGCAAGACTATCAAGGAGAAGACCGGCGCATTCCTCACCGTGGCCGGGTCGGGCTACTTCACCGACGTGATGACCTGGCTGACCAACAATGACACCTCGACGCTCAGCGCGGATTGGAAGACCGCGCAGTACGACTCGCCCGCCGCGGTCGAGGCGCTGACGTTCGCCCGGTCGCTGGTCGTCGACGGCCTGGCTCCCAAACCTGGCGGCAACCTCGAGGCACCAACGCTAATGGCTCAGGGCAAGCTGGCCACGTTCGGCGGCGGACGGTGGCCGACCAATGACCTTCGCCGGGTCAAGTTCGTAGACAAAGTGAGGCTGGTCCGCTGGCCGAAGAACGCCGGCGTTGGTTCCCCGGTCGGTTGGGACGCTTGGCCGATCTTGAAGCAGTCGAAGAACAAGGACGCGGCCTGGACCCTGATCAAGTACCTGATCTCGGAGCAGTTCGGCGACGCAATCACCATCGGCGGCGGTGGCGCCGTTCCGGCCCGGATCTCCGACGCGACCGGTGCGGAGTTCCTCAAGGACGCGCCGCAGAACACCGAGTTGCTGGTCGAGCTGCTTAAGGACGCGACGCCGATCCCGGGGCCGGATCGCGGCGCGGAGTGTCAGAAGGTGATCGAGGAGGCCTGGCTGCAGGGGATCAGCGGCACCAAGGAACCGCGGGCTGCACTGACCGAGGCCAACAAGAAGCTGCAGGACCTGTTGAAATGA